From Spirosoma agri, one genomic window encodes:
- a CDS encoding Hsp20/alpha crystallin family protein: MKAIENVFQGTGGQVDLLNTLYGGSSQTTMKVDREDERLIIKLSAPGVSANSFNVLVEGNKLVLYTLLVSTSGRSEEDGTTQRLAVPMFLRVLDIPSFVDAEQIEAVHEHGQVRVMLPFKDEEHQHRRIDIKDLF, encoded by the coding sequence ATGAAAGCGATAGAAAATGTATTTCAGGGAACGGGCGGTCAGGTCGATTTGCTCAATACCCTATACGGCGGTTCGAGCCAAACGACAATGAAAGTTGATCGGGAGGACGAACGACTCATTATAAAATTGTCAGCTCCGGGTGTCAGTGCCAATTCGTTTAACGTATTGGTCGAAGGAAACAAGCTGGTTTTGTATACGCTATTGGTCAGCACATCGGGCCGTAGCGAAGAAGATGGCACTACCCAGCGGCTGGCTGTGCCAATGTTTTTACGGGTACTCGACATTCCATCCTTTGTGGATGCCGAACAGATCGAAGCCGTTCATGAACACGGTCAGGTCCGGGTAATGCTGCCCTTTAAAGACGAAGAACACCAGCACCGCCGGATTGACATCAAGGATTTATTTTAG
- a CDS encoding ribonucleotide-diphosphate reductase subunit beta: MVQNEVIEPILQEDKGRFVLFPIEHWDIWEYYKTHQASFWTAEEIDLGQDMKDWNNLNDGERHFISHVLAFFAASDGIVNENLAVNFLSEVQYAEAKCFYGFQVMMENIHSETYSLLIDTYIKDASEKDRLLNAMDTIPCVQKKAEWALRWIDNGTFAERLIAFAAVEGIFFSGSFCSIYWLKKRGLMPGLTFSNELISRDEGLHRDFACLLYTDHIINKMPESQIYDIIRNAVEIEQEFVVDALPVSLIGMNAELMKQYIAFVADHLLVTLGLKKLYNVSNPFDFMDMISLQGKTNFFEKRVGEYQRGEVMAKFKASKAAANQSNEAGEPMPVAVAEEPKGITFDADF; encoded by the coding sequence ATGGTACAAAACGAAGTAATCGAACCGATTCTACAGGAAGACAAAGGCCGCTTCGTACTCTTCCCAATTGAACACTGGGATATCTGGGAGTATTACAAAACGCACCAGGCGTCGTTCTGGACCGCTGAAGAAATTGACCTCGGCCAGGACATGAAAGACTGGAACAACCTGAACGATGGTGAACGGCATTTCATTTCGCACGTTTTGGCGTTCTTTGCGGCTTCTGACGGAATCGTAAACGAAAACCTCGCGGTCAATTTCCTTTCGGAAGTACAGTATGCCGAAGCCAAGTGTTTCTATGGCTTCCAGGTGATGATGGAGAACATCCACTCTGAAACCTATTCGCTGCTGATCGATACCTACATTAAAGATGCGTCTGAAAAAGATCGCTTGCTGAACGCTATGGACACGATTCCGTGCGTACAGAAAAAAGCGGAGTGGGCCTTGCGCTGGATCGATAACGGAACGTTTGCTGAGCGGTTGATCGCATTTGCGGCTGTGGAAGGCATTTTCTTCTCCGGTTCGTTCTGCTCCATCTACTGGCTCAAAAAGCGGGGACTGATGCCGGGGCTGACCTTCTCGAACGAGCTGATCTCGCGTGACGAAGGCTTGCACCGTGATTTCGCGTGTCTGCTCTACACCGATCACATCATCAACAAAATGCCCGAATCGCAGATTTACGACATCATTCGCAATGCTGTCGAAATCGAGCAGGAGTTCGTGGTTGATGCACTACCCGTGTCGCTCATTGGTATGAATGCCGAACTGATGAAGCAGTACATTGCGTTCGTCGCCGATCACCTGCTGGTTACGCTTGGACTGAAAAAACTGTACAATGTGTCGAATCCGTTCGATTTCATGGACATGATTTCGCTTCAGGGCAAAACCAACTTCTTCGAGAAGCGGGTTGGCGAATACCAGCGTGGTGAAGTTATGGCTAAATTCAAAGCGTCGAAAGCAGCCGCCAACCAGTCGAATGAGGCTGGTGAGCCAATGCCCGTTGCTGTTGCCGAAGAGCCTAAAGGAATTACGTTCGATGCCGATTTTTAA
- a CDS encoding glycosyltransferase gives MNQRFVSIILLNYNSHQFTFDCVDSINEKTQNVQYEIIVVDNNSAPDKYEALQPVADRPNVRLIRSRINLGFSGGNMLGVQFANPTADYYYFLNNDCILRTNVCSQLTLFMDATPDAGLCGAQMFTGDGSREATFGYLPTLGSKIIGHSFVRTFNPALYPAIQQVYTEPIRVPFIMGSTLFVRASAFHAIGGFDVAHFLYVEEEDVAKRLLQIGFYAYLVPQAEYVHFTGQSTTRNYDVEKEYYISLFHYFRKYHSWPARALFRAYYVIKNGRKFYQDRIYARLAGFIWRGSPMRESLRHRQKIR, from the coding sequence ATGAATCAGCGTTTTGTCTCCATCATCCTGCTCAATTACAACTCTCATCAATTTACGTTTGACTGCGTTGATTCGATCAATGAAAAAACGCAGAACGTTCAGTATGAGATTATTGTCGTTGATAATAATTCTGCTCCCGACAAGTACGAAGCGCTGCAACCCGTTGCCGATCGCCCAAATGTCCGGCTCATCCGCAGCCGCATCAATCTTGGCTTTTCGGGCGGTAATATGCTGGGCGTTCAGTTCGCCAACCCAACAGCCGACTACTACTATTTCCTGAACAATGACTGCATCCTCCGGACGAATGTGTGCAGCCAGTTGACGCTGTTCATGGACGCCACACCGGATGCGGGTCTGTGTGGTGCCCAGATGTTTACCGGTGATGGCTCACGAGAAGCCACGTTTGGGTATCTACCCACACTGGGCAGTAAAATTATTGGGCACAGTTTCGTCCGTACGTTCAATCCGGCTCTGTACCCAGCCATTCAGCAGGTCTATACCGAACCGATACGCGTCCCTTTCATTATGGGCAGTACCTTATTCGTGCGGGCGTCGGCTTTCCACGCTATCGGCGGGTTCGATGTTGCTCATTTCCTGTATGTCGAAGAAGAAGATGTGGCCAAGCGATTGTTACAAATCGGCTTTTATGCCTATCTGGTTCCACAGGCAGAATACGTGCATTTTACGGGTCAGAGCACAACCCGCAACTACGACGTTGAAAAGGAGTACTACATTTCACTGTTCCACTACTTTCGCAAATACCACTCCTGGCCCGCAAGAGCCTTATTTCGCGCCTATTACGTTATCAAAAACGGTCGAAAATTTTACCAGGATCGTATTTATGCCCGGTTAGCGGGATTCATCTGGCGCGGTAGTCCCATGCGCGAAAGCCTACGTCATCGTCAGAAAATCAGGTAG
- a CDS encoding regulatory protein RecX → MTDLLKDALRKAAMFCAYQERTQQEVRNRLKEWGIYGDDAEEVIAELIQQNYLNEERFAQSFAGGKFRIKGWGKRKIKQHLQQRGITGYNLDQAMNGIAPDDYRTTLSELLDKKRRSLRDDNPLIIKQKLARYAFSKGYEPDLVWQVLENTD, encoded by the coding sequence ATGACCGATCTGTTGAAAGATGCACTGCGCAAAGCGGCTATGTTTTGCGCGTATCAGGAACGAACCCAGCAGGAAGTGCGCAACCGGCTGAAGGAATGGGGCATTTACGGCGATGATGCCGAAGAAGTAATTGCCGAGCTGATTCAGCAGAATTACCTCAACGAAGAACGGTTCGCCCAAAGCTTTGCGGGGGGTAAGTTCCGGATAAAAGGCTGGGGAAAACGAAAGATCAAGCAACACCTGCAACAACGGGGCATTACGGGTTATAATCTCGATCAGGCGATGAACGGAATTGCGCCGGACGACTACCGAACGACCCTCAGCGAGCTTCTAGACAAAAAACGCCGTAGCCTTCGCGACGACAATCCCCTGATTATTAAGCAAAAACTGGCTCGTTATGCCTTCAGCAAAGGCTACGAGCCGGATCTGGTCTGGCAAGTGCTCGAAAACACCGATTAA
- a CDS encoding RraA family protein yields the protein MKSSIATLFSFITLIGVAGQLSAQTIPKDELVFLTAEWKGDRFPDGRPKLPDELVERAKHIGIDDAWTVLKNEGYTNQFEGGWKLIKDDVPVTGRAVTAMFMPSRPDVEKIIKERGISKQGRKGNTNTWPIETLTKGDVYVADAFGKIGGGTLMGATLGNAIFSKTGNGVVFNGAARDLQELQNIQGFNAFVRDFHPSFLEEMVLMGLNAPIRIGNVMVLPGDLVIAQREGVLFVPAHMADQVVSTAEFVTRKDQFGFEMVKSGRYTTGQIDSQWTDELKTNFLKWLGQHPELGAMTRPELDKVMSKRTW from the coding sequence ATGAAATCCAGCATTGCTACTTTATTTTCCTTTATTACGCTTATTGGCGTTGCCGGTCAGCTATCGGCTCAGACAATACCGAAAGATGAACTCGTATTTTTAACCGCCGAATGGAAGGGCGACCGGTTCCCTGATGGCCGCCCAAAACTACCCGATGAGCTGGTCGAACGAGCCAAGCACATTGGTATCGACGATGCCTGGACAGTCCTGAAAAATGAAGGCTACACGAATCAGTTTGAAGGTGGCTGGAAGCTGATCAAAGACGACGTACCGGTTACGGGCCGGGCGGTTACGGCGATGTTCATGCCTAGCCGACCCGATGTGGAAAAGATCATCAAGGAGCGCGGCATCAGCAAGCAGGGCAGAAAGGGTAACACCAACACCTGGCCGATCGAAACGCTCACGAAAGGTGATGTTTACGTGGCGGATGCGTTCGGTAAAATTGGCGGTGGCACGCTGATGGGTGCTACGCTGGGCAATGCTATTTTCAGCAAAACCGGCAACGGTGTCGTGTTCAACGGAGCCGCCCGAGACTTGCAGGAATTGCAGAATATCCAGGGATTCAATGCTTTTGTCCGTGATTTTCACCCGTCGTTTCTCGAAGAAATGGTCCTGATGGGGTTGAATGCGCCGATCCGCATCGGTAACGTGATGGTACTGCCCGGCGATCTGGTCATTGCCCAGCGGGAAGGCGTTTTGTTCGTGCCCGCTCACATGGCCGATCAGGTCGTTAGCACCGCCGAATTTGTCACCCGCAAAGATCAGTTTGGCTTTGAGATGGTCAAATCGGGACGGTACACGACCGGGCAGATCGACAGCCAATGGACAGACGAACTCAAGACTAATTTCCTTAAATGGCTCGGTCAGCATCCGGAACTGGGGGCCATGACCAGACCCGAGCTGGATAAAGTGATGAGCAAACGGACATGGTGA
- a CDS encoding RraA family protein has product MIKKTVIAWTVITLSGLLSAQAQRIGSTPEYVTALTANWKGERLPDGRPKVPELVLDRLQNCTLEQIWGFLGKKGYRNQVEKNWVILKPGETMTGRVVTAQFMPTRPDLDSLVRSQGKAEGRSQKGGINIWPIDVLTKGDIYVADGYGKIKDGTLIGSSLGNAIYGKTGKGVIFYGSVRDMQELKDTKGFNAWVKGHDPSYIKDMTPTSINAPIRIGEVTVLPGDVVFANEYGTVFIPAHLVEELVSASEMTALRDEFERVLLQQGKYPSGEIHGDWSDKIKGEFRTWVGKYPKKLAITQKDIDAYLAKEGH; this is encoded by the coding sequence ATGATCAAGAAAACAGTAATCGCGTGGACGGTGATCACCCTCTCGGGCCTCTTATCAGCCCAGGCCCAGCGGATAGGCTCAACGCCGGAGTATGTTACGGCCCTGACCGCCAACTGGAAAGGCGAACGATTGCCCGATGGCCGTCCGAAAGTGCCTGAACTAGTACTGGACCGATTACAGAATTGTACGCTTGAACAGATTTGGGGTTTTCTGGGAAAGAAAGGCTACCGCAACCAGGTTGAAAAGAACTGGGTCATTCTCAAGCCCGGCGAAACCATGACAGGACGCGTCGTTACGGCGCAGTTTATGCCTACCCGGCCCGACCTCGACAGTTTGGTGCGGTCGCAGGGGAAAGCCGAAGGTCGTTCGCAAAAAGGCGGCATCAACATCTGGCCGATTGATGTGCTCACGAAAGGCGATATCTACGTGGCCGATGGCTATGGGAAAATTAAGGATGGGACGTTGATCGGGTCGAGCCTGGGCAACGCCATTTACGGAAAAACCGGCAAGGGTGTCATCTTCTACGGATCGGTTCGGGACATGCAGGAACTGAAAGATACGAAAGGCTTCAACGCGTGGGTGAAAGGACACGACCCTTCCTACATCAAAGACATGACCCCAACCTCCATCAACGCTCCCATCCGCATTGGTGAGGTTACCGTGCTTCCCGGCGATGTGGTGTTTGCCAACGAGTACGGAACGGTGTTTATCCCCGCTCACCTGGTTGAAGAACTGGTGTCGGCTTCTGAAATGACCGCCCTGCGCGACGAATTTGAACGGGTACTGTTACAGCAGGGCAAATACCCATCCGGCGAAATTCACGGCGACTGGTCCGACAAGATCAAAGGCGAATTCAGAACGTGGGTGGGCAAGTACCCCAAGAAATTAGCGATCACCCAAAAAGACATAGACGCCTATCTGGCGAAAGAGGGCCATTAA
- a CDS encoding mandelate racemase/muconate lactonizing enzyme family protein, with amino-acid sequence MKNSLSRLSLSDKSSDRRDFLRKAGLGGLSLGFMFDKQPGPHAVEQEMEFITQKVNRDSKPAELKITDLRVAVLAGVPFGSPIIRIDTNQGLVGWGEVRDGASANYALMLKSRLLGKNPCNVEQIFKQIKQFGGHSRAAGGVCGVEMALWDLAGKAYNVPAYQLLGGKYRDFIRLYADTPEADTYEGFAKNMQKRRDQGYTFLKMDFGISMLADKPGMLVNANNWSVKRQWDDKETGKLGNYANTKHPFTRIQVTKKGLDALVEHVSKVREIVGYDMPLAADHFGHFDVNTAIQIGKAMEPFRLAWLEDLVPWMYTDQWKQISDAIDTPTLTGEDIYLKEDFMKLIDAKAIDMIHPDLATSGGLLETKKIGDYAEEKGIPMAMHFAGSPICMMANVHCAAATENFVALEHHGVDVSGWEDIVTGMKPIVDKGFVRVPDKPGLGVELNEDVAKKFLKKGATWFAPTDVWNTKDSADREWS; translated from the coding sequence ATGAAAAACAGTTTATCCCGATTGTCTTTATCGGACAAATCATCTGATCGCCGTGATTTCCTGCGCAAGGCCGGACTAGGTGGTCTGTCGCTTGGTTTCATGTTCGACAAGCAGCCCGGTCCCCACGCGGTCGAGCAGGAAATGGAGTTCATCACGCAGAAAGTCAACCGTGATTCTAAACCGGCGGAACTGAAAATTACGGATTTACGCGTAGCGGTTCTGGCGGGTGTGCCGTTCGGTAGCCCCATCATCCGGATCGATACGAACCAGGGTCTGGTTGGCTGGGGCGAGGTGCGCGACGGGGCCAGTGCCAATTATGCGCTGATGCTCAAAAGCCGCCTGCTGGGCAAAAATCCGTGTAATGTTGAGCAGATCTTTAAACAGATCAAGCAGTTTGGTGGACACAGCCGGGCCGCCGGTGGTGTGTGTGGCGTTGAAATGGCGCTCTGGGACTTAGCCGGTAAAGCCTATAACGTGCCCGCTTATCAATTGCTCGGCGGTAAATACCGCGATTTTATCCGGTTGTATGCCGATACGCCCGAAGCCGATACCTACGAAGGCTTTGCCAAGAATATGCAAAAACGCCGGGACCAGGGCTACACCTTCCTGAAAATGGATTTTGGTATCAGTATGCTGGCCGATAAGCCGGGTATGCTGGTCAATGCCAACAACTGGAGTGTAAAGCGGCAGTGGGATGACAAGGAAACGGGAAAACTCGGCAACTATGCGAACACCAAGCACCCCTTCACCCGCATTCAGGTGACCAAGAAAGGGTTGGACGCCCTGGTCGAACACGTTAGTAAAGTGCGCGAGATTGTTGGCTATGATATGCCGCTGGCGGCTGACCACTTCGGTCATTTCGACGTCAATACCGCCATCCAGATCGGTAAAGCGATGGAACCGTTCCGGCTAGCCTGGCTGGAAGATCTGGTCCCCTGGATGTATACCGACCAATGGAAGCAAATTTCGGATGCTATTGATACGCCGACGCTGACAGGCGAAGATATTTATCTGAAAGAAGATTTTATGAAGCTCATCGATGCCAAAGCCATTGACATGATTCATCCGGATCTAGCGACGTCGGGTGGTTTGCTGGAAACCAAGAAGATTGGCGATTACGCCGAAGAGAAGGGTATTCCAATGGCCATGCACTTTGCCGGTTCGCCGATTTGCATGATGGCCAACGTACACTGCGCAGCCGCTACCGAGAATTTTGTCGCGCTTGAGCACCACGGCGTCGATGTATCGGGCTGGGAAGATATTGTGACGGGTATGAAGCCGATTGTCGATAAAGGGTTCGTCAGAGTGCCTGACAAGCCGGGCCTGGGTGTCGAACTGAATGAGGATGTGGCTAAGAAATTCCTCAAAAAAGGAGCGACCTGGTTTGCCCCAACCGACGTGTGGAATACGAAAGATTCTGCCGACCGGGAGTGGAGTTAA
- a CDS encoding TIGR01777 family oxidoreductase, with translation MNETVLITGGTGSIGRHLIPLLRQQGFQISLLSRERKSIPDVTVYQWDIKKGHIDPKAIQTADHIIHLAGAGIADERWTDARKDEILTSRTQSTELIAQALAKNPHKVKSFIGASAIGYYGGDTADRPLIETSQGGSDFLAQVVRAWERSEDSVAALGIRTVKLRTGVALTMDGGALPKLAQPVRLGAGAPIGSGQQYISWIHIDDLCRMYCQALTDESWQGVYNAVAPNPATNESLTKAIASVLHRPMILPNIPAFVIKMMFGELAITVIGGNYVLNKRITDETTFRYKYADLTNALSDLLT, from the coding sequence ATGAACGAAACTGTTCTTATCACCGGCGGCACCGGCTCAATTGGTCGCCACTTGATTCCGTTGCTTCGACAACAGGGGTTTCAGATTTCGTTGCTCAGCCGGGAACGCAAATCGATTCCGGACGTGACGGTTTATCAGTGGGACATCAAAAAAGGCCATATCGACCCAAAAGCGATCCAGACTGCCGACCACATCATTCACCTCGCCGGAGCAGGCATCGCCGACGAACGTTGGACCGACGCCCGCAAGGACGAGATTTTGACCAGTCGCACCCAGTCGACGGAGTTGATTGCGCAGGCGCTGGCTAAAAATCCGCATAAGGTAAAGTCATTCATCGGGGCCTCGGCTATCGGCTACTATGGTGGCGATACCGCAGATCGGCCATTGATCGAAACGAGTCAGGGAGGATCGGACTTTCTGGCGCAAGTGGTTCGGGCCTGGGAGCGGTCGGAAGATTCGGTTGCGGCTCTCGGCATCCGGACGGTTAAGTTACGAACGGGGGTCGCGTTGACGATGGATGGCGGTGCCTTGCCGAAACTGGCGCAACCTGTCCGGCTGGGGGCTGGCGCACCGATTGGCTCCGGGCAGCAATACATTTCGTGGATTCACATCGACGATCTTTGCCGGATGTATTGTCAGGCATTGACCGACGAATCGTGGCAGGGCGTGTATAACGCCGTTGCGCCTAATCCAGCTACTAACGAATCACTGACGAAAGCCATCGCCAGCGTGCTGCACCGGCCTATGATACTACCTAACATTCCGGCTTTTGTGATCAAGATGATGTTCGGCGAACTGGCCATAACGGTGATCGGTGGCAATTACGTCCTCAACAAACGCATTACGGACGAAACAACATTCCGCTACAAGTACGCTGATCTGACAAACGCCCTGAGCGATTTATTGACGTAA
- the rimK gene encoding 30S ribosomal protein S6--L-glutamate ligase — MRIAILSANPNLYSTQRLLTAANDRGHEGLVVNHLNCQVMIEGGKPSVLYEGRELEPFDAIVPRIGASVTDYGCAIVRQFEMMKVFTTAKSQAITRSRNKLRSLQVLSKAGVGLPKTVFANHPKNGNVTQLIELVGGPPVVIKLLEGTQGIGVVLAETTKAAKSTIEAFYGLKKHVLVQEFVAEAKGSDIRAFVIGGRVVGAMKRQGLEGEFRSNIHRGGNAVAVRLTPDEEQTAIEAARALGLKVAGVDMLPSDRGPLVLEVNSSPGLEGFETATGINVADQIIAYIEEKIRADEGDMVGV; from the coding sequence ATGCGTATTGCCATTTTATCGGCCAATCCGAATTTATATTCTACCCAGCGACTCTTAACGGCGGCCAATGATCGCGGCCATGAGGGACTGGTTGTCAATCACCTGAACTGCCAGGTTATGATTGAGGGCGGCAAGCCATCCGTACTATACGAAGGCCGTGAGCTGGAACCGTTCGACGCGATTGTTCCCCGCATCGGCGCTTCCGTTACGGACTACGGCTGTGCGATCGTGCGGCAGTTCGAGATGATGAAAGTCTTCACAACGGCCAAATCGCAGGCCATTACCCGATCGCGAAACAAACTGCGGAGTTTGCAGGTGCTGTCGAAAGCAGGTGTTGGTTTGCCCAAAACCGTCTTCGCCAATCACCCGAAAAATGGCAATGTTACGCAGCTCATCGAACTGGTCGGCGGCCCCCCGGTAGTGATCAAACTACTGGAAGGAACGCAGGGGATCGGTGTGGTGCTGGCCGAAACGACGAAGGCGGCCAAATCGACCATCGAAGCGTTCTACGGGCTGAAAAAACACGTTTTAGTGCAGGAATTCGTCGCCGAAGCCAAAGGGTCCGACATCAGAGCGTTCGTTATTGGTGGTCGGGTCGTGGGTGCGATGAAACGCCAGGGACTAGAGGGCGAATTCCGGTCAAATATCCACCGCGGAGGCAATGCCGTTGCGGTACGTCTTACCCCCGACGAGGAGCAGACGGCCATCGAAGCGGCCCGCGCCCTTGGCCTGAAAGTGGCGGGCGTCGATATGCTTCCCTCCGACCGGGGGCCGCTGGTCCTCGAAGTCAACTCATCGCCGGGTCTGGAAGGCTTCGAAACGGCCACCGGCATCAATGTCGCCGACCAGATCATCGCCTATATCGAAGAGAAAATACGGGCCGACGAAGGCGATATGGTTGGCGTGTAG
- a CDS encoding ATP-dependent zinc protease family protein gives MSALNPKPKQVIGMTDLVDFPDLKLFDAQAKVDTGAYTSALHCKDVRLVRAGGKQKLRFELIDKTGDKVKRFYSDEFSQRMIRNSFGVAEKRYVIQTRIVLFGRTIRAEFTLADREQLKNPILLGRKLLRNRFIVDVSQKNLSYTAKASNRPTIAKPATSPE, from the coding sequence ATGAGCGCCCTAAATCCGAAGCCCAAACAGGTTATTGGCATGACCGATCTGGTCGATTTTCCGGATCTGAAACTTTTCGATGCACAGGCTAAAGTTGATACCGGTGCCTACACGTCGGCGCTTCATTGCAAAGACGTTCGACTCGTGAGGGCGGGCGGAAAACAAAAATTACGGTTTGAGCTAATTGACAAAACCGGAGACAAGGTAAAGCGGTTTTATAGTGACGAATTCAGCCAGCGAATGATTCGTAATTCGTTTGGCGTGGCCGAAAAACGGTATGTGATTCAAACGCGTATTGTCCTGTTCGGGCGGACCATCCGGGCCGAATTTACACTGGCCGACCGTGAACAACTGAAAAACCCGATTCTACTAGGCCGTAAACTACTCCGCAACCGGTTTATCGTCGACGTTTCACAGAAAAATCTGTCCTATACGGCCAAAGCCAGCAACCGCCCGACGATCGCTAAACCCGCCACCAGTCCCGAGTAG
- a CDS encoding DNA polymerase III subunit: protein MQFSEIIGQTETKQLLVRAVQTNHLAHALLFDGPAGSANLSLALALAQYVNCEDKQRTGEPDADSCGRCASCIKIQKLVHPDLHMVFPVANLAKGKNSEAYLTSWRKFLLDQPYRTLPEWLETMGADNKQGNISAEEARNILQKLSLKAYEGAYKIMLIWLPELMNVTSANALLKVLEEPPAQTLFLLVTNQPDKLLITILSRTQRIAVRAFTDEEVATYLRQHLNLDETTARRIAYLADGDLSVGLNLSRTESDQPMTSDRHTWFADWMRTCYRQDLITLVKQADQFDSFTKEKQKGLLEYSIRLYRDLFLWQQGAGALLRLPDDEMAFVKNFSKILTINHIERIVNDLNEATYHLERNARAKMIMLDMSLTFSRLIR from the coding sequence ATGCAATTTTCAGAAATAATAGGCCAGACCGAAACCAAACAGCTGTTGGTGAGGGCCGTTCAGACGAACCACCTTGCTCACGCCCTCCTGTTCGATGGCCCGGCGGGTAGTGCAAACCTATCGTTGGCGCTGGCCCTGGCTCAATATGTTAACTGCGAAGACAAACAGCGAACCGGCGAACCCGATGCCGACTCCTGTGGCCGGTGTGCGTCCTGCATAAAAATCCAGAAACTCGTTCACCCCGATTTACACATGGTTTTTCCGGTCGCCAATCTGGCCAAAGGAAAAAATTCGGAAGCGTATCTGACCAGCTGGCGTAAATTTCTGCTCGACCAGCCCTACCGAACGCTGCCCGAATGGCTCGAAACAATGGGGGCCGACAACAAACAGGGCAATATTTCCGCCGAAGAAGCCCGGAATATTCTGCAAAAGCTGTCACTGAAAGCCTACGAAGGGGCTTACAAAATCATGCTGATCTGGCTCCCTGAACTGATGAACGTAACGTCGGCCAATGCGTTGCTGAAAGTACTCGAAGAGCCCCCCGCGCAGACGCTGTTCCTGCTCGTTACGAACCAGCCCGACAAATTACTGATCACAATTCTGTCGCGTACGCAACGGATAGCGGTTCGGGCGTTTACGGACGAAGAGGTAGCTACGTACCTGCGTCAGCACCTTAATCTGGACGAAACGACAGCCCGTCGGATCGCCTACCTGGCCGACGGTGATCTGTCGGTGGGACTGAACCTGAGTCGTACCGAATCCGATCAGCCCATGACATCGGACCGGCACACCTGGTTTGCCGACTGGATGCGCACCTGCTACCGGCAGGATTTAATCACGCTGGTCAAACAAGCCGATCAGTTTGACAGTTTCACCAAAGAAAAACAGAAGGGATTACTGGAGTACAGTATCCGGCTGTACCGCGATCTGTTCTTATGGCAACAGGGAGCGGGCGCGTTACTTCGTTTGCCCGACGATGAAATGGCTTTTGTCAAAAACTTTTCTAAAATATTGACCATCAATCATATTGAGCGAATCGTGAATGACCTCAACGAAGCAACCTACCACCTTGAACGGAATGCCCGAGCCAAAATGATTATGCTTGACATGTCACTCACCTTTAGCCGGTTGATCCGATGA